From Aspergillus chevalieri M1 DNA, chromosome 4, nearly complete sequence, a single genomic window includes:
- a CDS encoding uncharacterized protein (COG:S;~EggNog:ENOG410PGX1), producing MAAHAVTTLPTSTTGLPIGEEVQEYEKILRISDEIFSGTHPKLKVPQQFVRKTTSRNPPTQAQVVNTGGLDGSPTERPSQATPSAAPAPTTITTASVHGPSDVTATTPSKNRTVPKPTSEIDPIFLTKSDDLVRAELQLQRQRVERVLRDQLEQKRLESRQKAAMQDAKPDFDVSDVLNQALELVKPASVNDISTSNVAGAPSDSFDENSFYSSRAPDSPQQGEPPSAAAAAAAPLTGDLATKIPVENFSDELQRLEALNRTGSDQEMRDAYPVADQRDPYRHRQPYGAPVDLTSNKYHEVQQPEDAMEEPDYSPPAPGVLPMDRAVAREYQPEYVPHDARRRVENRGGYYNPMSPRDDVRIVRNHITSPAAPQPSRVSPLAVAKVPSAPQAKDMRTRYGPEQVHSAQNLDRGSPDVPAAQHPMPRKRRRLQEDKGRARQVSYNKKPAAVDSSDPYIKEEPVSPPPFADALPAYQGRSAQPVYIDIASPRYTPVIERREPSIREPVYEPDPYHEAPMPRAASRLSSRRPMRDEPDLRRVASLQNARQPEYAREYVEQQPSPRAVRAASYAVERPPPERATRYYDEPVPAYSRRFVPAEGSPSSPQFREAYYEEEPVPVRLMPPPRRIVVDEHGNQYYEAAPAVQYVPSAGRVPRSDVYDDGAPVRQASMRAASIIEDPYGGRKYVQEMPPPPSTYRRVTDYARPAPVERRPYATPLEGEQFTRSSSVQVGEYARRPAYVEEPGLPRERLVRMPSVRPQTARYDEPREVIPRVASVRPGSVYMDEDPQRPREYVERPVYVSRPPPMREDQAYYEGEPERVMMEGGRNVVQRAPLRY from the coding sequence ATGGCAGCTCACGCAGTGACAACACTTCCAACCAGTACTACTGGTTTGCCAATAGGCGAGGAAGTGCAGGAATATGAGAAGATTCTGAGAATTAGTGACGAGATATTTTCTGGAACTCACCCCAAGCTCAAGGTCCCCCAGCAATTTGTGCGCAAAACAACGTCTCGAAACCCTCCCACACAGGCTCAGGTAGTGAATACGGGTGGACTAGATGGTTCCCCTACGGAGAGACCATCCCAGGCTACTCCTTCAGCAGCACCAGCTCCTACGACTATTACCACCGCTTCTGTTCACGGTCCATCTGATGTAACCGCGACAACCCCTTCGAAGAACCGTACCGTCCCAAAACCTACCTCAGAGATTGATCCGATATTTTTGACCAAATCAGACGATTTAGTCAGGGCAGAATTACAGTTACAGAGACAAAGGGTGGAAAGAGTATTGCGGGACCAGTTGGAGCAGAAGAGATTAGAGTCGAGACAGAAAGCGGCGATGCAGGACGCAAAGCCCGACTTTGATGTCTCTGATGTGCTGAACCAGGCCCTCGAGCTGGTCAAGCCTGCTTCTGTAAATGATATCTCTACAAGCAATGTCGCTGGAGCACCCAGTGACTCGTTTGACGAGAATTCTTTCTACTCCAGTAGAGCCCCTGACTCTCCGCAGCAAGGCGAGCCGCCttcggcagcagcagcagcagcagcacctcTCACCGGAGACCTTGCTACCAAGATCCCAGTAGAAAACTTTTCAGATGAGTTGCAACGGCTTGAAGCCCTCAACCGCACTGGATCGGATCAGGAAATGCGAGATGCTTACCCCGTGGCAGACCAGCGTGATCCCTACCGTCATAGGCAACCCTATGGCGCTCCGGTAGACCTGACAAGCAACAAATACCACGAAGTTCAGCAGCCGGAGGATGCGATGGAAGAGCCGGATTACTCGCCTCCAGCTCCAGGTGTACTACCTATGGACAGGGCAGTCGCTCGTGAGTATCAACCGGAGTATGTTCCTCATGATGCAAGACGGCGGGTAGAGAATCGAGGAGGATATTATAATCCGATGTCCCCTAGAGACGATGTGAGAATCGTGAGAAACCATATAACCTCACCAGCTGCTCCTCAGCCATCTAGGGTGTCTCCACTAGCCGTGGCTAAGGTTCCCTCCGCCCCTCAGGCTAAGGATATGCGTACAAGATATGGGCCGGAACAGGTTCACTCTGCACAGAATCTGGACCGTGGCAGTCCCGATGTCCCTGCTGCCCAGCACCCGATGCCGAGGAAGCGTAGGAGGTTGCAAGAGGACAAGGGTCGAGCCCGTCAGGTTTCGTACAATAAAAagcctgctgctgttgattCTTCTGATCCATATATTAAAGAGGAGCCAGTGTCACCGCCGCCTTTCGCAGACGCGCTACCAGCTTACCAAGGCCGATCTGCCCAGCCAGTATACATCGATATTGCATCCCCGCGTTATACTCCGGTTATTGAACGAAGGGAGCCGTCGATCCGCGAGCCTGTCTACGAGCCCGATCCGTACCATGAAGCTCCTATGCCACGAGCGGCCTCTCGGCTTAGCAGCCGCCGGCCCATGCGCGATGAGCCTGATTTACGACGGGTCGCTAGCTTACAGAATGCGCGGCAACCGGAATATGCGCGTGAATATGTCGAGCAACAACCCAGTCCCCGTGCAGTGAGGGCAGCATCTTATGCGGTTGAACGGCCTCCGCCGGAGAGAGCGACCAGGTACTATGATGAGCCGGTGCCGGCGTACTCGAGACGGTTTGTCCCAGCTGAGGGATCACCATCATCCCCACAATTCCGGGAGGCATACTATGAGGAGGAGCCAGTGCCGGTTCGACTCATGCCGCCACCGCGACGTATTGTGGTTGACGAACATGGAAACCAGTACTACGAAGCAGCACCTGCCGTGCAATATGTTCCTTCAGCAGGCCGGGTCCCAAGGAGCGACGTCTACGACGACGGTGCGCCGGTACGCCAAGCCAGTATGCGGGCTGCATCGATCATCGAAGATCCATATGGCGGCCGGAAGTACGTGCAAGAGATGCCACCACCTCCGAGCACGTATCGGCGGGTGACGGACTACGCGCGGCCTGCTCCGGTTGAACGGCGGCCGTATGCGACACCTCTCGAGGGCGAGCAATTCACGCGCAGTAGCAGCGTTCAAGTGGGCGAGTATGCTCGGCGTCCGGCGTACGTGGAAGAGCCAGGTCTTCCACGCGAACGTTTGGTGCGCATGCCGAGCGTTCGACCTCAAACGGCGCGATACGACGAGCCACGAGAGGTGATTCCCCGTGTGGCAAGTGTGCGCCCGGGAAGCGTGTATATGGATGAAGACCCGCAGCGACCGCGGGAGTATGTTGAACGACCTGTATATGTGTCTAGGCCTCCGCCTATGCGGGAAGACCAGGCATACTACGAAGGAGAACCGGAACGGGTGATgatggaaggaggaagaaatgTGGTGCAGCGGGCGCCGCTGCGATATTGA
- a CDS encoding putative pyrimidine 5'-nucleotidase (COG:S;~EggNog:ENOG410PJ6V;~InterPro:IPR041492,IPR006439,IPR010237,IPR036412, IPR023214;~PFAM:PF13419,PF00702;~go_function: GO:0016787 - hydrolase activity [Evidence IEA]), translating to MYPVSRLRPAAQVFFGLCTSLRRAPYVGLNRGIMASSNCPAGAVDSRPVFFFDIDNCLYSKACNIHEEMEKLINKFFVKHLSLEPQDAHMLHRKYYTEYGLAIEGLTRHHKIDPLEFNREVDDALPLDDILKPAPQLRKMLEDIDRSKVRLWLLTNAYVNHAKRVVKLLQVDDLFEGVTYCDYSKMPLVCKPSQEMYEKAEIEAGVPSSAQCYFVDDSHLNCKHAEARGWNTVHLVEPGLPIPRIPACKYIVHNLDDLRVHFPHLFKQTNGTQTG from the exons ATGTATCCCGTTTCTCGCCTTCGTCCTGCAGCGCAAGTTTTCTTTGGTTTATGCACCTCTCTCCGCCGCGCTCCATACGTCGGTCTTAATCGGGGGATAATGGCATCGTCAAACTGCCCCGCGGGTGCGGTTGACTCACGACCAGTGTTCTTTTTCGATATCGATAACTGT CTCTATTCTAAAG CATGCAACATCCacgaggagatggagaaacTTATCA ACAAGTTCTTCGTCAAGCACCTGTCCCTCGAGCCGCAAGATGCCCACATGCTTCACCGGAAATACTATACAGAATACGGTCTCGCCATTGAAGGTCTCACGCGCCATCACAAGATTGATCCCCTCGAGTTCAACCGCGAAGTTGATGATGCCCTGCCGTTAGACGATATTCTTAAACCAGCCCCGCAGCTGCGAAAGATGCTCGAGGATATCGACCGGAGCAAGGTGAGGCTATGGCTTCTCACAAACGCATACGTCAATCATGCCAAACGGGTTGTCAAATTGCTGCAGGTGGATGATCTTTTCGAGGGAGTGACATACTGTGATTACAGCAAAATGCCATTGGTTTGCAAGCCAAGCCAGGAGATGTACGAGAAGGCAGAGATCGAAGCGGGCGTTCCGAGCTCGGCGCAGTGTTACTTTGTCG ATGACTCCCACTTGAACTGCAAACATGCTGAGGCTCGCGGTTGGAATACCGTCCATTTAGTTGAGCCCGGCCTGCCGATACCACGGATTCCGGCATGCAAATATATAGTGCATAATCTTGACGATCTGCGAGTTCATTTCCCTCATCTATTCAAGCAAACTAATGGCACCCAGACCGGGTAG